The Flavobacterium sp. K5-23 genome segment TAAAAATAGAAACAGCAACTGCAAGTATAGCTAAAACGGATATGACGATTTCCGAAATTTCGTGATGTTCGTGATAAAAGGCAATAAGTAAAGACATTGATCCTGGTCCTGCAAGCATTGGGATGGCTAAAGGTGTCAGTGCTATGTCATTTCGTTTTTGAGCATCGCTTTCTACTTTTTTATTAACTCCTCTTTTCTTGTTGAAATTCCCCGTTAGCAATGAAAATCCAGAAGTGGCAATAACAATTCCTCCGGCGATACGTAAAGCTTCAATACTGATTCCAAAAAAAGATAAAACATATTCACCTAAAAAGAAGGAGATAATCAAAATCACAAATACATTGATGGCAGTCCACAATGAGATGCGGGATCGTTCTTTTTTATCATCATCTTGGGTAAGTCCCACGAAAATAGGTACAGTGCCAATTGGATTTAATACTGAAAAAAGTGCGGCAAATAAATAAATAAAAAGTTCCATGTTTTTTTGCGAAATTAGTTGGTTTAGATATGGAGAAGGTATTGTTTTAGATTAAGAAAAGGTTAAATTAAAAATGGCGAATGTTTTTTTTAACCTTAGAAAACGAAAGATATTAATTTTAATTGAAAACGGACTATAGTATTTTAGTACTTTTGCATAAAAATAATTATTAAAACATGAAAAATAAAAAAACTTTGGTTCTTGGCGCATCCAGTAAACCGGACAGATATTCATACAAAGCAATTACTATGCTTGTTGAAAAAGGACATTCTGTTTTAGCCATTGGTCAAAACGCGGGGGAAGTGGCAGAAGTTAAAATTAGAACTAAAGCAATTCCTTTGTCAAACATTGATACGATAACTTTATATTTAAATCCAGCGCGTCAACGTGATTATTACAATTATATAGTAGAGACAAAACCCAAGCGTGTGTTATTTAATCCAGGAACTGAAAATCCAGAATTATACCAACTGTTGGAATTAAATAATATAAAGTCTGAAGTTGCCTGTACATTGGTTTTGTTGGCTACAAACAAGTATTAGGTTAATTTCTATATTTTTTATTCAGGAGCTATTCCTGAATTTTAGTTAAACCACGCTGAAATTGCGTGGAATATCTTTCTGAAAAGCACCTTTACTTAAAAGGGTGTTTTCAATCTAACAAAGTTTTTTCATAATGTATTTTTTATAAATTGTCTGATTGCAAATTGATAAGTTAAAAAACAGTTTAATCAATTAAACAATTTGTTACATTTGTAGTTATGGAATTTTCTTCGAAATTAATTGAAAAAGCAGTAGGCGAAATGTCGCAATTGCCTGGTATAGGTAAGCGAACTGCGTTGAGACTTGTATTGCATCTCTTGAAACAGCCAAAAGAGCAAACCGGTTTTTTGACTCAGGCATTAATGAATATGCGGGAAGATATTAAATATTGTGTCAATTGTCATAATATTTCGGATAGTGCCACTTGTGAAATATGTGCTAATAAAAATAGGAATCATCAATTAGTTTGTGTCGTTGAAGATATTAGAGATGTTATGGCTATTGAAAACACAGCTCAATTTAGAGGGGTTTATCATGTGCTAGGTGGTAAAATATCACCTATAGACGGTATTGGTCCCAGCCAATTGAATATTAATTCACTAGTGGAGAAAGTTAAATTAGGATCAGTATCCGAGGTGATTTTTGCATTAAGCTCCACAATGGAAGGAGATACCACTAATTTCTATATTTACAAACAAATTGCGGAAGTAGATATTATGATTTCAACCATTGCTCGTGGAATTGCGGTAGGTGATGAATTAGAATATGCTGACGAAGTTACTTTGGGAAGGAGTATTTTACAAAGAGTTCCTTTTGAAAAAACATTTAGAAGTAATTAATTCGTTTTATAAAAAACTAAACTTTTTATATAGTAAATGAAAAGCTATATTTGTTACTTAAAATATTTAAATGAAAAGGAATAGACTCTATTTGTTGTTGTGTATTAACGTATTGTTTACTTCTTGTATTTCAACTCAAGACTTAATTTATTTACAGAAAAAAAACGGTCCTGAAATTGAAAATTCTATATCCTTAGTGGCTTCAAAGCCTTACAGATTGCAAACAAACGATGTTTTAAGTATTTCAATTAAGGCAATTGACCCAAAATTAGTTGCTATTTTTAGCACAACAAATGGTGCGGAGTCTAGTGGTAAGTCTGAGTCAGGATTGTATTTTGATGGTTTTACTGTTGATGACCATGGGAATATCAGGATGCCGGTTCTAGGCGAAATTAATGTGATAGGGTATACTCTCGACGAAATTAGAATCAGAATCGAAAAGCAGCTACTTTCAGAATATTTTAAAAAAGAGGCTAATATTTTTGTGACTGTTAAACTAGCCGGATTTAGATATACCATTAATGGCGAAGTAGGGAGTACGGGTACTAAGACGTTATTTCAAGAACATGTGAATATAATGGAAGCAATTGCTAATTCAGGGGATATAACTATAACAGGTAACAGGAAATCAGTCTCTATTATTAGGCAGTCACCAACTGGGAGCGAAATTCACGATATTGACCTTACTGATATAAACGTGATGAAATCCCCATATTTTTATTTGCAACCAAACGATTATATTTATGTAAAACCGCTTAAGCAAAAAACTTGGGGGACCGGGAAAACAGGGATAGAATCTTTGGGAACGATAATCACTTTGCTATCTTTGGCAACCACTACTTTTCTACTATTAAAAAATTAACACACCTTTCAAAGAATGTTAGACATAAAAGATTTTTCAATTTTTGAAAACCAAGTAAGTTTCGACTTTAAGGGATTCTTAATAAAAATAGGGAGTTATTGGATGTGGTTTTTAGTGAGTTTGCTAATCACTTTTACAATTGCTTACCAGGTTAATATTCGTAAAGAAAAAATTTACGGGATGGAAACCGTTATTTCCGTAAAGGAAGAAAGCAACCCATTATTCACTTCAAATACAAGTTTGGTTTTCAATTGGGGGGGTACTTCTGATCAGGTTCAAACAATTTCAACAACATTGCAATCAAGATCTCATAATGAATTGGTTGTTGATAAATTGCAATATTATATAAACTACTTATCACAAGGGGAATATAATCTTGTTGATGCCTATGGTGCAGTTCCTTTTTATGTAGATATCAATAAATCAAAAGGTCAGATTGCCGGTACTCTTGTAGGGATTACTTTTTTGAGTGAAACTGAATATGAGATTCGAATTCCTTTTGCTAATCCTAGTGTATCGTTAATAACTTATTCTGATAATTCTTATAGCACTACATCAGTAGTGGCAGGCGATTTTGTTAAAAAATTTAAAGTTGGGGAACCCGTTTCATTGCCTTTTTTGAATTGGAAATTGCAAATAAAAGACAACCCTGGTTTTTATAAAGGGAATGAATATTTTGTAAGTTTTAGTGATTTTGACGGAACAGTATCTGGATATAAAGGGGTAAATGTAAGGTCTGACGATAAAGGAGGTTCTATCATTACACTTGGAATGCAAGGAACCAATAAGGCTAGGATGGTCGAATATTTGAATTCGACAGTAAAAATGCTAATTAAAAGGCAATTAGATGGCAAAAACCAATTTGCAACTAATACCATAAGCTTTATAGACAGTACGCTTATAGATATGGAGTCTAAGTTGAAAGAGACTGGAAATGAGCTGAAAACATTTAGAAAAGATAAAAATATATTTGATATTGAGGAAGGTGGGGCTAAATTCTCGGATAAGATATTAGAGTTTGATGTGAAAAAGGACGAGATAACTCGTAAGACAGCGTATTATAATTCTTTAAAGGCTTATTTGAAAAACAGTACTGATTATTCAAAGCTTCCGGCTCCGTCAGTGGCGGGTATTGATGACCCAAATATTGTTGTAAATGTTTCTAAGTTGATTGCGCTTTCTACCCAAAGATCGGAAATGGCTTATGCTGTAAAAAGTGATAAGATATTCAAAGATTTTGATAATCAAATGGAGGCCATTAAAAATGTACTGTTAGTGAATATTGGATCGGCAAAATCTGCTTTACAGTACGATTTGGCTATGATTAACAGTAAAATAAATGAGGCGGAAAACACGATAAAACAATTGCCTGATGATCAACAGGAGTTAATTAAAATCAAAAGAAAATACGATTTAAGCGACAATATTTACAGTACCTTTTTACAGAAAAGAAGTGAAGCCGATATTGTAAAAGCGGCAAACCTATCTGACATACATTTCGTTGATCCTGCCAAAGATGTTGGTGGTGGTCTCATAGGCCCTAAGACTTCCGTGAATTATGTATTAGCTTTATTTCTGGGGATTTTGATTCCTTTGCTTTTTGTTTTCACCATTTTCTTTATAAATAATTCTATTCAAAATACGGAGGATATTAGTAAGCTAACTCAAATTCCATTAATTGGAGTGGTTGGTTTAAATAAAGAAATTACGGAATTGGCAGTTTTTGAAAAACCAAAATCAGCTTTATCAGAATCCTTTAGGGCTATTCGGTCTTCTTTGCAGTTTTTATATAAAAAACAAAATGTAGATGGAGCGAAAACCTTAATGATCACCTCTTCTGTCAGTGGGGAAGGTAAAACGTTTTGTTCCATTAATATTGCTACTGTTTTTGCTTTAAGCGAAAAAAAGACTGTGATTATTGGTTTGGATTTGAGAAAGCCTAAGTTGTATAATGAGTTTAATTTGAAAAATGATGTTGGTATCGTTAACTATTTGATAAAACAAAAAACGGTTGACGAAATTATTAATCCTACACAGATTCCATATCTAGATGTTATACTATCTGGACCGGTGCCGCCAAATCCTGCGGAGATGATTATGAGTGACGGGATGGGAGAGTTGATTGAAGAATTAAAGAAAAAATACGATTATATTATTTTGGATACACCACCAGTCGGGTTAGTGTCGGATGCTCTTGAATTAGCCCAGTATTGTGACGTGACTTTGTATATCGTAAGACAAAATTTTTCTAAAAAAGAAATGATTACATTATTGAATAATAGGGTGAAACGTGGGGAGCTACACAATGCAAGTATCATTTTTAATGGT includes the following:
- a CDS encoding MarC family NAAT transporter; translation: MELFIYLFAALFSVLNPIGTVPIFVGLTQDDDKKERSRISLWTAINVFVILIISFFLGEYVLSFFGISIEALRIAGGIVIATSGFSLLTGNFNKKRGVNKKVESDAQKRNDIALTPLAIPMLAGPGSMSLLIAFYHEHHEISEIVISVLAILAVAVSIFIVLRSAHYLAKILGASGIVAISRIVGFIVIAIGVQYIISSFITIVKNNLQ
- a CDS encoding CoA-binding protein gives rise to the protein MKNKKTLVLGASSKPDRYSYKAITMLVEKGHSVLAIGQNAGEVAEVKIRTKAIPLSNIDTITLYLNPARQRDYYNYIVETKPKRVLFNPGTENPELYQLLELNNIKSEVACTLVLLATNKY
- the recR gene encoding recombination mediator RecR, which gives rise to MEFSSKLIEKAVGEMSQLPGIGKRTALRLVLHLLKQPKEQTGFLTQALMNMREDIKYCVNCHNISDSATCEICANKNRNHQLVCVVEDIRDVMAIENTAQFRGVYHVLGGKISPIDGIGPSQLNINSLVEKVKLGSVSEVIFALSSTMEGDTTNFYIYKQIAEVDIMISTIARGIAVGDELEYADEVTLGRSILQRVPFEKTFRSN
- a CDS encoding polysaccharide biosynthesis/export family protein, which codes for MKRNRLYLLLCINVLFTSCISTQDLIYLQKKNGPEIENSISLVASKPYRLQTNDVLSISIKAIDPKLVAIFSTTNGAESSGKSESGLYFDGFTVDDHGNIRMPVLGEINVIGYTLDEIRIRIEKQLLSEYFKKEANIFVTVKLAGFRYTINGEVGSTGTKTLFQEHVNIMEAIANSGDITITGNRKSVSIIRQSPTGSEIHDIDLTDINVMKSPYFYLQPNDYIYVKPLKQKTWGTGKTGIESLGTIITLLSLATTTFLLLKN
- a CDS encoding polysaccharide biosynthesis tyrosine autokinase — translated: MLDIKDFSIFENQVSFDFKGFLIKIGSYWMWFLVSLLITFTIAYQVNIRKEKIYGMETVISVKEESNPLFTSNTSLVFNWGGTSDQVQTISTTLQSRSHNELVVDKLQYYINYLSQGEYNLVDAYGAVPFYVDINKSKGQIAGTLVGITFLSETEYEIRIPFANPSVSLITYSDNSYSTTSVVAGDFVKKFKVGEPVSLPFLNWKLQIKDNPGFYKGNEYFVSFSDFDGTVSGYKGVNVRSDDKGGSIITLGMQGTNKARMVEYLNSTVKMLIKRQLDGKNQFATNTISFIDSTLIDMESKLKETGNELKTFRKDKNIFDIEEGGAKFSDKILEFDVKKDEITRKTAYYNSLKAYLKNSTDYSKLPAPSVAGIDDPNIVVNVSKLIALSTQRSEMAYAVKSDKIFKDFDNQMEAIKNVLLVNIGSAKSALQYDLAMINSKINEAENTIKQLPDDQQELIKIKRKYDLSDNIYSTFLQKRSEADIVKAANLSDIHFVDPAKDVGGGLIGPKTSVNYVLALFLGILIPLLFVFTIFFINNSIQNTEDISKLTQIPLIGVVGLNKEITELAVFEKPKSALSESFRAIRSSLQFLYKKQNVDGAKTLMITSSVSGEGKTFCSINIATVFALSEKKTVIIGLDLRKPKLYNEFNLKNDVGIVNYLIKQKTVDEIINPTQIPYLDVILSGPVPPNPAEMIMSDGMGELIEELKKKYDYIILDTPPVGLVSDALELAQYCDVTLYIVRQNFSKKEMITLLNNRVKRGELHNASIIFNGFENKAKYGTAYGYGYGYGYGYGSYSNGYHDEEKPKNIFEKVMEKFRKK